Within the Nitrospirota bacterium genome, the region AGGATAATAAATGATTGGGAGGGCAGATGGACATTAATTTAAAAAGGATATTAATTCCAGCCATCATCGCCCTGATATCTGCATCTGTGCTATTTGTTATCAGGGGTATTGCTTTCAGACTCCTTCACAAATGGGCAAAGGGGACTGAAACAAAGATTGATGATATAGTAATTAAGTCATTAAAAATACCTTCTATTTATTGGTGCATTGCCATTGGACTTTACATCGGTGTTGCCATCTCTGAACTTCCAGAAAGATATGTCTTCTATTTCAGTAAGGCTATTCATGTAATTGTGATACTTTCCATCACGATTGCCACAGCAAACTTATCAGGGAAGATATTCAAAAATTACATACAGAAATCCGCATTGCCAATCCCTACGACCGGCCTCGCTTACGGAATATTGAAGGGGACAATTCTCGTCATAGGTTTTTTAATAATACTCAGTGTCCTCGGAATCTCCATAACTCCCCTGATAACAGCCCTCGGCGTTGGAGGTCTTGCAGTTGCCCTTGCCCTTCAGGACACTCTGGCAAATCTATTTGCAGGGATTCATATACTCGTTGAGAAATCCATCAGGGTTGGAGACTTTGTAAGGCTTGAGACAGGACAGGAGGGATATGTCGAGGACATTACATGGAGAACTACAAGAATAAGGATGTTGCCAAACAATATGGTTGTGATTCCAAATAACAAGCTGGCACAGAGTATTGTTACAAACTATTATCTGCCAGAGAAAAAATTGTCCTTATCGATTCCTATAAGTGTAAGTTATTCTTCAGACCCTGATGATGTGGAAAGAATTGTTATTGATGAAGTAAAGAAAGCAATTGGCGAGGTGCCGGGTTTGCTCAGAGAGCCAGAACCTGCTTTAAAGTTTATTCCTGGCTTTGGTGAAAGTTCTCTTAATTTTACACTGGCTTGTCAGGTAAACGAATTTGTGGATCAGTTTCCCGTCCAGCATGAATTGAGGAAAAGGATCTTCAGGAGATTCAAAGAGGAAGGCATCGAGATACCGTTCCCTCACAGGACTGTTTATCTGAGGGAGGAAAAGGATTGGAAGAAAGACTGACACCGTTTCATTTTGAACAGTGCATAAGCATTCTTAAATCTACAGGCAAGAAGGCACGGAATCTCCGCGAGCTTAGAAAGATCATTTCTGAAGTGAGTGATGAATCCATATTTCATCATACATATCAGTATTTTTTAAAAGGACATATCCTTGAATATACCAATGACTTCGCCCACTGGGCAGGCGAAAGCCTTGAGGAAAAAGCCCTGTCAGAACACCTCTCGAATATAGACCCCTATGCCTTTGCATCAATAAATGACCTCAGAAACGAGTTGTTGCGGGTTATTGATGAGTATCTTAAGGCTTTCCCTGAGCCAAGACTTGCGATGAAAGGCGACGAATTCTATTTTAATGAGACCGTAACTATAATTTTTCCAACAAACGTTATAGCAAATAATCTTGCAGAGTTTCTTGTGGCTATAAGACATATCGATGCAGGCTCCATATACTTTCATTTCTATGAGGCAAGGATGCGACTTGGTAAGGAGGCGGATGATTTTACAAGGTGGATAGAAGATACCCTCGGGAAAAAAGAACTCGCTTCAGAGATAAGAAATATAGACCTCTTTATGTTCAGCATAGAAGGGA harbors:
- a CDS encoding mechanosensitive ion channel family protein, with the translated sequence MNLKRILIPAIIALISASVLFVIRGIAFRLLHKWAKGTETKIDDIVIKSLKIPSIYWCIAIGLYIGVAISELPERYVFYFSKAIHVIVILSITIATANLSGKIFKNYIQKSALPIPTTGLAYGILKGTILVIGFLIILSVLGISITPLITALGVGGLAVALALQDTLANLFAGIHILVEKSIRVGDFVRLETGQEGYVEDITWRTTRIRMLPNNMVVIPNNKLAQSIVTNYYLPEKKLSLSIPISVSYSSDPDDVERIVIDEVKKAIGEVPGLLREPEPALKFIPGFGESSLNFTLACQVNEFVDQFPVQHELRKRIFRRFKEEGIEIPFPHRTVYLREEKDWKKD